Below is a genomic region from Actinomycetes bacterium.
CGACGCGGTCTCGATGAGGGACAGGAACGGATAGGCGTACCGGCCCAGGACCAGCAGCGGGAGTGCCCACCAGGCCGTGGCCAGGAGGACGGCCAGCGCCCACCAGCCGGCGAGCGCGCGCCGCCGCGAACCCCCGGCCCGGCTCAGCAGGAACAGGACCGGCACGACGAGCACCGCGCTCGCCGCCGCCGCGTTGACCCCGCCCGCGAACAGCAGGGCCACTCCCGAGCGCGCGGCCGCGCGGCGGGGCGACCCCTGGCGCGACCCCGACACGAGCGGCACCACGACCCAGGGCAGGACCGCCAGCGGGAGCGCCTCCACGGAGATCGAGCCGAGCTCGCTGAGGACGCGCGGGCTCAGCGCATAGGCGAGGGCGGCGATGATGCGGGTGTCGGGGGTGCCGATCCGCAGCTCGCGCGCGAGCCGGCCGAGACCCGCGTACGCCCCCACGAGCAGCACGCTCCACCACAGCCGCTGGGCGGCCCAGGCGGGGACGCGCAGCTCGTGGGCGACCCAGAAGAAGGGGCCCATCGGGAACAGGTACCCGTACGCCTGGTTCTGCAGCTGGCCGAAGGACGCCTGCGGGTCCCACGCCTGCAAGGCGCGGGAGAGGAAGCGCGAGGGGTCCACGACCAGGTCCAGCTTGGTGTCGGCCACGATCCGGCCCGGGGCCTGGCTGAAGGCGATCGCCACGAGGACGGTCGCACCGGTCGCCCAGCGGACCCGCTGGACGAGCCGCGGCGGGCTGGCCGCGGCCTCAGACACGGCGCAGGACGAGGAGCAGGTTCCAGGTCAGCACCTCGCGCAGGCCGGGCACTCGCACCAGCGGCGCCGCCCACGCGGGGTAGTAGCGCGGGCGGGCGGTGAGCAGCTCGGCCCCGTCCTGGCCGCGCGCCCACCGGATGCCGTCGGCGACGGAGACCCGGTACGCCGTCTCGCCCACCCGGTTCTTGGGCGGGTGCCCGTAGCGGCGCTCGTAGCGGCGGATCGCCCGCTCGCCCCCGAGGTAGTGCCACGGGGAGGTCTCGTGGCCGCCCCACGGCGACAGCCAGTTCGTGTACGCGACGACGACCAGCCCGCCCCGGCGAGTCACCCGCACGAGCTCGGCCCCGAGGCGCTCGGGGCGCACGACGTGCTCGAAGACGTTGCTGCAGAAGCACACGTCGACCCCGCCGTCCGCGAACGGCAGCGCCTCCCCCCTCGCGGCGACGAGCACGACGCGCGAGTCGGCCCTGAGGTCGGCGCGTTCCGGGTCGGCGGCGACGTAGCGGGCGCCGCGCTCCTCGAAGGCGGCGGCGAACTCCGGGCGGCCCGCGCCGACGTCGAGCACGACCCGCCCCGCCAGGTCGGTGTAGGCCAGCACGGTGCCCACCGAGTCCTCGGCGAGCACCGAGTAGAAGCGCTGCGGCTCGGTCTGCTCGACCGCGAACGCCCGCACCAGCCGGACGGAGCGGGCCAGCCCCCCGGGCGGCTTCGGCCGGGCCTGGGGCATCCGGGCATGCTAGCCGCGCGGTGACGGGCGACCCGCGAGCAGCGCGGACGGCGTTACCCGTGAGTAGGATCCCGCGTCGATGCCCAGTCGCCCGAGGACGGGGGGAACGTGCGGGTCCTGATCCTGTCCTGGCGCGACGTGGCGCACCCGGAGGCGGGCGGCTCGGAGACCTTCGTCGACCGGGTGGGCACCCGGCTGGCGGCCATGGGGCACCGGGTCACGGTGTTCACGGCCCGCTACCCGGGCTCGCTCCCCGACGAAGTCGTCGAGGGCTGCCGGTACGTGCGCCGCGGCGGGCGCAACAGCGTGTACGCCCAGGCCGCGCGCTACCTGCTGACCCACCGCGACGTCGACGTCGTCGTGGACATCCAGAACGGGGTGCCGTTCTGGTCCCCGGTGTGGTCGCGTCGGCCGGTCGTCGCGGTGGTCCACCACGTGCACCGGGAGCAGTGGCCCGAGGTCTTCGGCCCGGCCAAGGCGCGGTTCGGCTGGTGGCTGGAGTCCTGGCTCGCGCCACGCCTCTACGCGCGCGAGCGCTACCTCACCGTGAGCGAGGCCACCGCCGCGGAGCTGACGGGACTGGGCATCCCGGCGGCGCGGATCACGGTGGCCTACAGCGGCAACGACCTGCCCGATCCGAGGCTGACCGCCGGTATCCCCCGCACCGCCTACCCGTCGCTGGTCGTCCTGGGCCGTGTCGTGCCCCACAAGCGGGTCGAGCTGGCGGTGGACACCGTGGCCGCGCTCCGGCCCCGGCATCCAGGCCTTCGGCTGACCGTCGTCGGCACGGGGTATTGGGAGGAACAGGTTCGTCGCCACGCCGAACGGCTCGGCGTGGCGGACGCGGTGGACTTCGCCGGCTTCGTGGACGAGGCGACCAAGCACCGCCTGCTCGCTGCCGCGTGGGTGGCCCTGCTGCCCTCGGTCAAGGAGGGCTGGGGGCTCGTCGTCGTCGAGGCCGCCGCCCAGGGGACCCCCACCGTCGCCTTCGCCTCCGCCGGGGGCACGCAGGAGTCGGTGATCGACGGGGTGACCGGGCTCCTCGTCGACGACGAGGCGGGGTTCGTGTCCGCCGTGGAGCGCCTGCTCTCCTCAGCGCCGCTGCGCCACGCCCTCGGCGAGGCTGCGGTCGCCCACGCCTGGCAGTTCAGCTGGGACACCACCGCGAAGGCCGTCGCCCGCGTGCTCGAGGAGGCGACGTCGCCGGCACCTCGCCCGGACGACGGGGCAGTTCACTTCGAGTCGTAGGTCACCACGGGGGC
It encodes:
- a CDS encoding class I SAM-dependent methyltransferase; protein product: MPQARPKPPGGLARSVRLVRAFAVEQTEPQRFYSVLAEDSVGTVLAYTDLAGRVVLDVGAGRPEFAAAFEERGARYVAADPERADLRADSRVVLVAARGEALPFADGGVDVCFCSNVFEHVVRPERLGAELVRVTRRGGLVVVAYTNWLSPWGGHETSPWHYLGGERAIRRYERRYGHPPKNRVGETAYRVSVADGIRWARGQDGAELLTARPRYYPAWAAPLVRVPGLREVLTWNLLLVLRRV
- a CDS encoding glycosyltransferase family 4 protein codes for the protein MRVLILSWRDVAHPEAGGSETFVDRVGTRLAAMGHRVTVFTARYPGSLPDEVVEGCRYVRRGGRNSVYAQAARYLLTHRDVDVVVDIQNGVPFWSPVWSRRPVVAVVHHVHREQWPEVFGPAKARFGWWLESWLAPRLYARERYLTVSEATAAELTGLGIPAARITVAYSGNDLPDPRLTAGIPRTAYPSLVVLGRVVPHKRVELAVDTVAALRPRHPGLRLTVVGTGYWEEQVRRHAERLGVADAVDFAGFVDEATKHRLLAAAWVALLPSVKEGWGLVVVEAAAQGTPTVAFASAGGTQESVIDGVTGLLVDDEAGFVSAVERLLSSAPLRHALGEAAVAHAWQFSWDTTAKAVARVLEEATSPAPRPDDGAVHFES